A DNA window from Hydra vulgaris chromosome 13, alternate assembly HydraT2T_AEP contains the following coding sequences:
- the LOC136090173 gene encoding uncharacterized protein LOC136090173 produces the protein MKELHIEFKKKYNYLKVGFSKFCELRPKWCIPVGGASGLHAVCVCQYHQNVKLLVQKIPGISDYKILLKLMVCSIENRDCMLHSCDKCPAKKVLLDYIDTLFTEKEISEVNFYQWQKSSYQCTLVPATLPLDEFIEMVYEQLDSLRVHHFISKSQATYYQHLKTNLKENQALVLHDFAENYSFLIQDAVQGFHWNNSQATVHPFVAYFIKDGKLDSQSYCVISDHLKHGTDAVHCFIGNVIDKLKQLQTFEHIIYFSDGAASQYKNYKNLINLCYHKHDFDMIAEWHFFATSHGKSPCDGVGGTVKRLVERARLQSLNDPIDTPSKMYSWCVQHVKGISFFFVDKVSIETHTTNFNLEERYRSCSTIPGTRNHHSFIPMSLTSIKLRRVSFDIICTNVDFSTCRIYINKISSYSPGEYVACVYDAQWYLGNILSISEEHQDLNMKFMKKSLCNKFTWPCRDDLCWVPLMHILCKVQSLKVQSNSGRFYSIDLKEIN, from the coding sequence ATGAAAGAGCTacatattgagtttaaaaagaaatataattatcttaaagttggattttcaaaattttgtgagCTAAGGCCCAAGTGGTGCATTCCTGTGGGTGGTGCTTCTGGTCTGCATGCAGTTTGTGTTTGCCAGtaccatcaaaatgtaaagCTCCTTGTACAGAAAATTCCTGGAATTTCTGATtacaaaatcttattaaaattaatggtttGTAGCATTGAAAATAGAGATTGTATGCTTCATAGCTGCGATAAATGTCCTGCTAAAAAGGTTTTGTTAGACTACATTGACACTTTGTTTacagaaaaagaaattagtgaAGTTAACTTTTATCAATGGCAAAAATCAAGTTACCAATGTACTTTAGTACCAGCAACTCTACCTTTAGATGAATTTATTGAAATGGTTTATGAACAGTTAGATAGTTTACGAGTGCatcattttatatcaaaaagtcAAGCCACCTACTACCAACatttgaaaactaatttaaaagaaaatcaagcTTTGGTTCTTCATGACTTTGcagaaaactatagttttctaATACAGGATGCAGTGCAAGGTTTTCACTGGAATAACAGCCAAGCAACTGTGCACCCCTTTGTTGcgtattttataaaagatggAAAACTTGATAGTCAAAGTTATTGTGTTATATCAGATCATCTGAAACATGGAACAGATGCTGTTCATTGCTTTATCGGTAATGTTATTGATAAACTTAAACAATTACAAACATTTGAACACATTATCTATTTTAGTGATGGAGCTGcatcacaatataaaaattacaaaaatcttaTCAACTTATGCTACCATAAACACGATTTTGACATGATTGCAGAGTGGCACTTTTTTGCAACATCGCATGGTAAAAGCCCTTGTGATGGTGTTGGTGGAACAGTGAAACGTCTTGTTGAACGAGCCCGTCTACAATCACTAAACGATCCTATTGACACACCAAGCAAAATGTACAGCTGGTGTGTTCAACACGTCAAaggaatatcttttttttttgttgacaaagtTTCAATAGAAACACATACTACAAACTTCAATTTGGAAGAGAGATATCGTTCTTGTTCGACAATACCTGGGACACGAAACCACCACAGTTTTATCCCAATGTCACTTACCTCAATAAAGTTAAGAAGAGTCTCATTTGATATTATTTGCACTAATGTGGATTTTTCTACTTgcagaatttatattaataaaatttccagttACTCACCAGGAGAATATGTGGCCTGCGTTTATGATGCTCAATGGTATTTAGGAAATATTCTTAGTATTTCAGAAGAGCATCAAGATCTTAATATGAAATTCATGAAAAAGTCTTTATGTAACAAGTTTACGTGGCCATGCAGAGATGATCTTTGTTGGGTACCTCTAATGCATATTTTATGCAAAGTGCAATCTCTTAAAGTCCAGTCAAACAGTGGAAGATTTTATAGTAttgatttaaaagaaatcaattag
- the LOC101236972 gene encoding voltage-gated hydrogen channel 1 isoform X2 — translation MKDDSKVNLSDAEVLEYSDIIVEEKPLNNKSDVNKTACIRQKLGFVIHHHNFQIIICLLVLLDIAIVVTEIMLESVNNNENHKVEKAEKILHYVSLSILTLFMLELVIKIFAMGIEFFKQKFEIFDGLVITISFFLDIFLSSGGLKFGVEFLIILRLWRITRVISANGMMNCHIAFG, via the exons ATGAAAGACGACTCCAAAGTAAATTTATCTGATGCAGAAGTGCTGGAATATTCTGATATTATTGTTGAAGAAAAACCTCTGAACAATAAAAGTGATGTTAACAA GACAGCATGCATTCGACAGAAATTAGGTTTTGTGATTCATCATCATAATTTCCAGATTATCATTTGTTTGCTGGTGTTGCTAGACATTGCTATAGTTGTTACTGAGATAATGTTAGAGTCTGTCAACAACAAtg aaaatCACAAAGTGGAAAAAGCAGAAAAGATTTTGCATTATGTTAGCCTTTCAATACTTACTCTATTTATGCTGGAG ttagtaattaaaatatttgctatGGGAATAgagtttttcaaacaaaagtttgaa ATATTTGATGGGCTGGTCATCACTATCTCtttctttttagatatttttctcAG TTCTGGTGGGCTAAAATTTGgagttgaatttttaattattcttcgGCTTTGGAGAATCACAAGAGTGATAAGtg CAAATGGGATGATGAATTGTCACATTGCGTTCGGCTAA
- the LOC101236972 gene encoding voltage-gated hydrogen channel 1 isoform X1: protein MKDDSKVNLSDAEVLEYSDIIVEEKPLNNKSDVNKTACIRQKLGFVIHHHNFQIIICLLVLLDIAIVVTEIMLESVNNNENHKVEKAEKILHYVSLSILTLFMLELVIKIFAMGIEFFKQKFEIFDGLVITISFFLDIFLSSGGLKFGVEFLIILRLWRITRVISGIISSIKKTAAEKERKLAAEKETLETENKMLLQQINTQKDEIMFLKELLNKSGIDENIIKPKDEA, encoded by the exons ATGAAAGACGACTCCAAAGTAAATTTATCTGATGCAGAAGTGCTGGAATATTCTGATATTATTGTTGAAGAAAAACCTCTGAACAATAAAAGTGATGTTAACAA GACAGCATGCATTCGACAGAAATTAGGTTTTGTGATTCATCATCATAATTTCCAGATTATCATTTGTTTGCTGGTGTTGCTAGACATTGCTATAGTTGTTACTGAGATAATGTTAGAGTCTGTCAACAACAAtg aaaatCACAAAGTGGAAAAAGCAGAAAAGATTTTGCATTATGTTAGCCTTTCAATACTTACTCTATTTATGCTGGAG ttagtaattaaaatatttgctatGGGAATAgagtttttcaaacaaaagtttgaa ATATTTGATGGGCTGGTCATCACTATCTCtttctttttagatatttttctcAG TTCTGGTGGGCTAAAATTTGgagttgaatttttaattattcttcgGCTTTGGAGAATCACAAGAGTGATAAGtg gaATAATATCGTCGATTAAAAAAACCGCTGCTGAAAAAGAACGAAAGTTAGCTGCGGAAAAAGAAACTTTAGAAACGGAGAACAAGATGCTTTTGCAGCAAATAAACACACAAAAA GATGAGATCATGTTTTTGAAAgagcttttaaataaaagtggcATCGACGAAAATATAATAAAGCCGAAAGACGAGGCATAA